A genomic window from Triticum urartu cultivar G1812 chromosome 7, Tu2.1, whole genome shotgun sequence includes:
- the LOC125519248 gene encoding histone-lysine N-methyltransferase ASHH3-like: KLHPCPSATPPRLLLSPSLSLAAALTSLRSAATRPPLPLPGPLRRPGSAACRSPSPLHRLLPRCPARARRRPPAYLSTSLLPPPLSYCRRPLISFYHRQQAHQGPYLGHDFVDFDLPSALKEWKLGYYIPIKRNIYLTKKRVEDDGIFCSCSLSSESSVTCGKDCQCGMLFSCCSSNCKCENKCANKSFQLRSLFKTELIKTEKCGFGLIAEDEIKKGEFVIEYVGEVIDDRTCEERLWKMKRQRYTNFYLCEVSSNMVIDATNKGNKSRFINHSCEPNTEMQKWTVDGQTRVGIFALRDIERGEELTYDYKFVQFGADQDCHCGSSNCRKMVGTSKSFNSFVLHNGNSGSSQDQHDIKKRKTTSDNCIGEIIRLWDRRDKMYVPAVVHDYDEYTGMHTLLLDEETTEKFDMREEDWDFLPRPEDPEED; this comes from the exons aaacttCACCCCTGCCCGTCGGCCACCCCTCCTCGGCTCCTCCTCAGCCCGTCGCTGAGCTTGGCGGCGGCGCTCACCTCGCTCCGCTCCGCCGCTACTCGGCCCCCTCTGCCGCTCCCCGGTCCCCTCCGCCGCCCCGGCTCAGCCGCCTGCCGGTCGCCGTCACCACTTCACCGGCTTCTGCCCCGGTGCCCCGCACGAGCTCGACGGCGCCCGCCCGCTTACCTTTCCACTTCCCTGCTACCGCCGCCCCTCTCGTACTGTCGTCGCCCGCTGATCTCATTTTACCATCGACAACAAGCTCATCAAGGTCCATATTTGGGACATG ATTTTGTAGATTTTGATCTGCCATCTGCGTTGAAAGAATGGAAGCTGGGCTACTACATACCAATTAAGCGGA ATATTTATCTCACTAAGAAGCGGGTTGAAGATGATGGCATTTTTTGTTCCTGCTCCCTTTCTTCTGAATCATCAGTTACTTGTGGAAAAGATTGCCAATGCGG GATGCTGTTCTCTTGTTGTTCATCAAACTGTAAATGTGAGAACAAGTGTGCCAATAAATCATTCCAGCTCCGATCTTTGTTCAAAACAGAATTGATTAAG ACAGAGAAATGTGGCTTTGGATTGATAGCCGAGGACGAAATAAAGAAAGGAGAATTTGttatagaatatgtaggagaag TTATTGATGACAGAACTTGTGAGGAAAGACTATGGAAAATGAAGAGACAACGTTACACTAACTTCTATCTTTGTGAGGTCAGTAGCAATATGGTCATTGATGCGACAAACAAGGGGAACAAGTCCAGGTTTATCAATCATAGTTGTGAACCAAACACAGAGATGCAGAAATG GACTGTGGATGGACAGACCAGAGTTGGAATTTTTGCTCTTCGTGACATAGAGAGAGGGGAGGAGCTGACCTATGACTATAA ATTTGTCCAGTTTGGAGCAGATCAAGATTGTCATTGTGGGTCTTCAAACTGCAGAAAAATGGTTGGCACGTCTAAGTCGTTCAACTCATTTGTTCTTCACAATGGCAACTCAGGAAGCTCGCAAGATCAGCACGACATAAAGAAAAGGAAGACAACCTCAGATAATTGTATTGGGGAGATCATCCGTTTATGGGATCGACGAGATAAAAT GTATGTCCCAGCAGTTGTACATGACTATGATGAGTACACTGGAATGCATACT TTACTGCTTGATGAAGAAACTACTGAAAAATTTGATATGAGAGAGGAAGATTGGGACTTCCTACCG CGCCCAGAAGATCCAGAAGAAGACTGA